The Streptomyces sp. BHT-5-2 genomic interval GAGCGCGGTGGTGTCGGGCATGGCGGAACTCCTGGCATTCGGAGATGGCGCTTCGGTAAGAGGGGACGCCCCGAAAGGCTTGGAACCGGAGGTCAGCGGCTGCGGCGTGGGGTCGACGGGCTGGCCAGCGGCCTGGCGCCGATTGCGGGTGCGGGATTGCTCGACTGCTTCTGTGCCGAAGGCGCCGTGCGGCTGCGGGCGGCCATGACCCGGAGGTCGGCGGCTGTCTGCGGGAAACGTGTAGCCCGTTGGACGGCCTGGGTGACAGCAGTGCGGCGCACGTCGAGTGGGGTCGGAGCCCGAGGAACCTGGGGGACGGCCGGGCCGACAGGAGTGAGCGTGACCAGTTTTTCCATCTCGCGATCGAGCTGGTGCCGCTCACGCATCACCGGGGCTGGATCGGTCATGGCGGCTGCCGTCGCGGCGATCAGGTGGGACGGGGTGCGGGCTGTGAAGACCGCCTCCGCGCGGGTGCCCCAGCCTGGTGGACCGGCCCACAGCGTGACGGTTTCGTCGTCCCAGCCGGTCAGACGGTTGTCGATCAGGACGCCTGCTTGTCCGTCAGGGGCGATGATCTCGACGGTGCCGCGCTCGGCCCCGCCGTCGCGTGTCCAGCCAGCATCGGTCAGTGGCCGGACGGCGTCGGCCCAGTACAACGACGGGTTCGCCAGAAAGCGCGCGTTGTCGTCGTAGGCGTCGGCTTCGGCGTAGTCGTGGGCCAGAGCTGTGGTGAGACCGGCGACGATCTCGGCCGGGGTGACATGGTTGAAGGTCGCCGTCCAACTCGGTACGGAGACGGCGTCCCCGGCTGCGGTGATCTTCCACAGCTCGAAGTCGTCGCCGAACCAGCCGATACGAATCCTCTGGTCGGGCGAGGCGACGAGGAGCTGGCAGGGGCCCTCGTCGAGGTAGTGGTGCGGCCAGTGAGCGACGGGGGCGAATCCGGCGTCGCCGGTCCCGTTGGAGCCGGCCAGGTACCTGGGGCTGACCAGTACCTCTTGGTACTGCTGAGTGCTCATAGTCGAGGCTCCGAGCGCGTGGGAGGGGAACGCGCCCGCGTGCGCAGCGGAACAGGCTGCTCGGCGGCACGCGGGCGCCGTGACGATGGGGAGACGCGGCTGACTCTCAGTGCCACCGCGATCACCGGCCCCGAGAGGGGGCCGACTGGGCGGTGACGGCTGATGGCACCCGCGGTTGTGGCTGGGGCGCGTGGCTGAACAGGGCACTCGGCACGGTGGTGCTCCGGCGCAGGGCCGCTGTGGTTCGGATGCTGTCCGACGCCAGCGAGACGCCGGTGTGGGTACGGGTGGCCGAGGCGACGGGGACCGGGGGCGCCGAGTGCTCCCGCGTGGCGACGGGATTACTCCAGTGCTCGACGGCTGCGTAGACGGGGCCCAGTGCCCGCCCGGCGTCGGTCAGGACGTAGGGGTCGCCGTGGCGCGGCCCGGTACGGGCCACCAGGCCATCGGTCTGAAGCCGGTTGAGCCGCTGCCGGGTGTAGCTGTTGTCCAGGCCGGCCTCCTTGGCGATGTGGACGAACCGCATGGGGCCGCCCGCGTCGAGAACCTGGATCACGGCGGTCGAATGCCGCAGGTGCAGACGGCGCACAGCGTCCTCGACGCGTTCGGCACCGGCTACCTGGCCGAGCGACAGGTTGGTCTGGGACCACTCCGAAAGGGCACGGTGCACCCGAGACAGCGATTCGCCGGATGCGGTGAGCTGGTACGGAGCCCTGTGGCGATCGTCGGCTCGGGTGACCAGCCCATCAGAGTGCATCTGGGCCAGCCGCTTCCCGATGAACTGCTCGCTGACGAAGGGGAGCCGGGCGGCAACCTCACGCACGCGCATGGGGCGGCCCTGCTGCGCCAGGGTCTGCGCCGTCCAGGTGGTCCATTTCGGTGCTATCAGGGAAAGCGCGTCCTCGACGCGCTGGGCATCGACCGAACCGATGGAGGTGAGGGAGGGCTGCACGGTGGTGGACATGGGACGAACTCCGTTGGAGACAAGGGGCTTTGTGGATATGTGGTGAGGTCGAGCGGTCAGCGGGAGGAGCTCTCCGCTCGGAGCCGCTGGAGCACCGCGCCGAGGCGGCGGTTGCTGGCGCGGATGCCGCGGTCGCGCAGGCCCCGGCGCAGCGCCTCGCGGTTGAGGCGCTGCAGGCCGGCGGCGACCTCGCGGGCGATGGCCAAAAGGTCCTGATCGTCAGCAGCAGGAACCCCTCGATGGGCCGAGGGCCGCTGAGCAGAAGGGCGGTCCAGCAGGAGGCGGACATCCAGCAGGTCCCAGACCGCTTCGGCTTCGGTCTGCTCCTGGCGTTCGAGGTCGACGACTTCGGTTGCGTACAGCACCACGAGATCGTTGAGGGCGTGTTCGCCGGATCGGCACCGCTGCCAGGCCGCATCAAGGTTGCGGCGGGCAGATCGGGCATTGGCGCCGGTCTGGGCGAGGCCGCCGAGCCGTCGCAGCAGGATGGGCAGGACAGGGTCATCAGAGCGACCGGAGGCGTTGCCCCGCCGAAGTTCCTCCAAAGGACGGCCGTACCGGTGCTCGACAAGGCGGCGGGTGTAGATCGCGGTGGACATCAGGGAGGTCCTTTCTGAGGGAATCAACGGGAACGGGAAGGCTGGGTGGCCACACTTGTTGCGGGTGCGGCAGATGGAACGGCGGTGTCGCCTGACATCGCCGCAGAGTTGCTGCGGCTGAGGGCGGCGGAACTCCTCGGCGACCAGGTGCGCGCCGGGCCGTTTGGCCGGGTCGTGGGGATTCATTCGGCCGCCTCCATCCGAGCGAGCAGCGAACGGACCAGAGTGGGCAGGCTGTCTGGGCCGTCGCCGGCCCAGACGTGATCGGTCGCCTCGCCGAGGACGTACGCGGCGTCTTCGAGGAGACCGTTGGAAATCTCCATGCAGGCATCGGTGATCTGGGAGGCTGCGAGCAGGGACTCGGAGAGCACCTCGACGTACTCGCCTGGTGCGAGACCGGCGGCCTCGGCCGCAGTACGGATCGCCGCCAACTCCAAGGCGCTGAAGGCAAAGTCGAACTCGCTGTCCTGCTTCACGCTTGCCCGCGCGGCGAAAGCCGGGTCCGGCGGTTCCGTGGGGATGCCCACACGCGTGCAGATCTGATCGACCGAGGTGGTCAGTTCGGCGACGGACTCGGTGAGCCATCCCAGTGCGGAGGCGTAGGAGGCAAGGGTGAACAGACCCGCCGGCGTCGCAGGGAGCGGCTCGTTGGCTACGAAGCCTTCGAGGCGGCCGTTCAGTTCGCAGACCACCCGGGGCCCGGCTGAGAGCGCTCCAAGCACGGGGTGCAGGTAGGAGCGGCTGGCGGCCGTCGGGTACTCGGCAGTGAGGATCCCGGAGACACTCTGCGCGGCATCGGTGAGGAGGGTCGCCAGTTCGGTACGGGCCAGAGGGGTGCGGTTGGTGGTCATCGCTGGGGAGTCTTTCGGGAAGCGGCGGTAGTGGGCTGTGCTGTTGCTGGAGGAACTGCTGGGGCAGTTGTCGGCTGATCGACCGCACGGGGAGAGCGGGATCGAGCGGCGTGCACGCGCGCTTCGGCGGCAGAGGCTGTCTCGGTGTCCTGGCGGGGGCCGGTGCGCAGGTGTGCCGTGCGGTAGACCTCGTAGTCCTTCCGGCTACCGGCGGCGACGAGATAGATCTCGCGCTTGTGGTGCGAGGCGGCCGGGGCTGGACGGAACTGGATGACCATCCGGTAGGAGACGGACGGGTCGACGTAGACCTTGTGGAAGCCCGCGAGGCGGCCCTTCAGCGGCAGGCAGTCATCGCTACCGTGGACCAGGTTCTGCAGCTCCAGGAGCGCCAAGTCACGTATCTCGTCGGGAAGTTCTCGCAGATCCGCGATGGCGTCGGGGTGTGCGGCGAAGGCGAAGCGGGCGCGGCTCACACCGACCTCCCAAGGCTCGGTCGCTGGGTCGTGCCCGCCGACGGCGTGCTGTGGGCATCGAGGCCGGCCTTCGGTATCGCGGAGACGCCGGCCGACCGGGTGAGGGCGGCGCGGGCCCGGATGGCGGCGGCGTCACCGAGGTGGGCCGGTGGCCGCGGTAGCGGGCTGCTGCGGTCGTCCAGCCACTGCCGGGCGGCGTCCTCGTCGGCGAAGGCGCCCTCGCGCATCGTGTACGTGTGGGAGTCGAAGTCCCCCTCTTCGAGGAAGACGCGAATCGGTGCCTGAGCGGCGATGGAGTCGCGGGTCAACGTCCACGTCTCGCACGGGTCGAAGTCCGAGGTATAGCTGTCGAGAACCTTGTAACGGTTGCCCGACGTGCGGAGCCTCTGCTCGATCCGCGTGGTGAGATCGTCGGCGGGCTTCATGAAGCCGTCGTCGATCTGGGAGATCCGCTCGGACGGACAACCACGCTCAATCAGCCAGTTCTGAGCCAAGGACACGGTCGGGTGATAGGCCGACTCGAACGTGAAGGTGTTCTGGTTGAGATCCCGCACGACCTTGATCGCCTGGATCTGAGGTTCGCCAGGCACACCCCAGGTGACCGAGCGGTCGTGTGCGAGGACGAAGCTGTCGGAGCCGTTGGGGGCGGTGTGGTGCTCGGCCAGGACGGTGAGGTCACCGGCCCAGAACCGCTGCTCCGCGTACTCAGAGTCCGCGTCGGCGGGCTCGAAGTCATCAAGGTGGAAGTCGAGTTCGTCGTTCATGCCGCCAGCCCCAAATGCTCGGAGGCGGGGGTGGCCAGCACGCGATGGTTGGGCCGCGTCGGGCTCGTCGTGCATGCTGCGAAGGGGCCGTCGGGAGCGCGGAGATGAACCAGCGCCTGGTCCAGGTGGTCGCGGTGCCACGTCGAAGGACCCGACAGGCCGGCCTCGGTATCGGTGAGTTGCTGCCACGCGAGCCAGAGAGCGTGCAGTCGGGCGACGGCCTCGGGGTGTTCATGCCACTGTGTGCACCATGGGCGAGTCGTGCTGATCTCTCGGCCGTACACCGGGAGGAAGAGGTAGTTCACCCAGTCGCTGAGCGCGGCCAGTTCGACGGCGTATGCCTCACCGCCCAAGGCGAGGATGAACACCGAGGTGGGGCCATCTTCCTGCGCGGAGTCGGCCGCCTCTGCGGTCGGGACGTTGTCGGTCGGCTGGGGTGCGGCGGGGGTGGCAGTGGGCTCGGAGCCCAGACGGTCGAGGATGACGCCGTGCTGCCTGACCTCTGCCATCGTCTTGGCGAGGGTGCTGGCGAGGTCGTCGAGGTCCTCGTCGGGGACGCGGAACGGTCCAGGGTCGGGGGCGGTCTTGTTGGTGTTGGGCATGAGGGTGTGCTCCATCTATGGGACGGCGACATGGGGAAGAGGATCCGGAGAATCCGCGGTTTGGTCCGGCCGGAGAAATTCGGTAGTGAGGCGCTACGCCGTCGTGCAGCGAGGGCATTACGGGAAGGGAGTGCCTGCAACTCCGGTACGCAGCTGACCTGTTGAGGAATTCGAAGAGAGCGAGCGACGCGCAGGAGAGGGGTCAGCCGTGGCTGCGTGAAGGCGGTCGCGCGGCGGCCGGGCTGGGCACAGAGCTGGGCCGGGCGGAGGGCGGCGAGACGGGGCGCGGCGTGCTGCGGGCGAGGGCGGCGTGCACCTGCGCAGGGGGAGGCCCGTTCGGCGAAGGAACCGGGGCCGTCGGCGGCGGAGCGGGACGGCCGTTCGCGGACTGCCAGCGGGTACGCACTTCATCGAGTGGACCGAGCGCGTGGAGGGCGTGATTGATGAGCCGCCCGGGTGCCAGTGCCTCGTTCTCCGCCAAGGACCGGATGGCACGCGCAGAGGTTGCCGCGGTGCGGGTGACCGAGGAGCGCAACACCACCTCGCCGAGCCATTCCGCGCTGCCAGGACCCACGCCGTCGCAGATGGCGGTGAGCTGGTCGCCGGACAGTGTGCCGTCGGCCAGCAGGCCACGGCGCTGGGCCTCCCAGAGCAGGGTGATCCGGTCAATGGGCTCGCCCCGGTGGTGCAGCGCGCCGAGGCAGCGGTAGAGCTGCCCGTGGGCAGGGTCGGCGAAGTCGCCTGGCCGTAGCCAGCCGACTACCTCGTCCATG includes:
- a CDS encoding helix-turn-helix domain-containing protein — protein: MSTTVQPSLTSIGSVDAQRVEDALSLIAPKWTTWTAQTLAQQGRPMRVREVAARLPFVSEQFIGKRLAQMHSDGLVTRADDRHRAPYQLTASGESLSRVHRALSEWSQTNLSLGQVAGAERVEDAVRRLHLRHSTAVIQVLDAGGPMRFVHIAKEAGLDNSYTRQRLNRLQTDGLVARTGPRHGDPYVLTDAGRALGPVYAAVEHWSNPVATREHSAPPVPVASATRTHTGVSLASDSIRTTAALRRSTTVPSALFSHAPQPQPRVPSAVTAQSAPSRGR
- a CDS encoding glycosyl hydrolase; this translates as MNDELDFHLDDFEPADADSEYAEQRFWAGDLTVLAEHHTAPNGSDSFVLAHDRSVTWGVPGEPQIQAIKVVRDLNQNTFTFESAYHPTVSLAQNWLIERGCPSERISQIDDGFMKPADDLTTRIEQRLRTSGNRYKVLDSYTSDFDPCETWTLTRDSIAAQAPIRVFLEEGDFDSHTYTMREGAFADEDAARQWLDDRSSPLPRPPAHLGDAAAIRARAALTRSAGVSAIPKAGLDAHSTPSAGTTQRPSLGRSV
- a CDS encoding DUF317 domain-containing protein; protein product: MSTQQYQEVLVSPRYLAGSNGTGDAGFAPVAHWPHHYLDEGPCQLLVASPDQRIRIGWFGDDFELWKITAAGDAVSVPSWTATFNHVTPAEIVAGLTTALAHDYAEADAYDDNARFLANPSLYWADAVRPLTDAGWTRDGGAERGTVEIIAPDGQAGVLIDNRLTGWDDETVTLWAGPPGWGTRAEAVFTARTPSHLIAATAAAMTDPAPVMRERHQLDREMEKLVTLTPVGPAVPQVPRAPTPLDVRRTAVTQAVQRATRFPQTAADLRVMAARSRTAPSAQKQSSNPAPAIGARPLASPSTPRRSR
- a CDS encoding DUF4913 domain-containing protein, coding for MPNTNKTAPDPGPFRVPDEDLDDLASTLAKTMAEVRQHGVILDRLGSEPTATPAAPQPTDNVPTAEAADSAQEDGPTSVFILALGGEAYAVELAALSDWVNYLFLPVYGREISTTRPWCTQWHEHPEAVARLHALWLAWQQLTDTEAGLSGPSTWHRDHLDQALVHLRAPDGPFAACTTSPTRPNHRVLATPASEHLGLAA